A genome region from Methanobacterium aggregans includes the following:
- a CDS encoding beta strand repeat-containing protein — MILLGLFVVLISVSNASAASTVYVNATGGNDSYNGTIDHPYQTIGQGINSVTENGTVYIADGTYSGTGNTNLTITKNMNITGQSQQGTIINGTNTNWIFTIKNGVTVTITHLTLTNGNATYGGAIYNYGTLTVTNSTLTDNTADVGGAIYNNYHGTLTITNSTLTDNTAISNGGGAICSDHGNLTVTSSTLTDNTATYWGGAIYNYGGNLTVTSSTLTGNTAGCGGTIFNDHGTLTVTNSTLTGNNATYGGTIANEQGNVTITNSTLTGNNATYGGAIFNELGNVTITNSTFTGNNATYGGAICNAGTLTVTNSTLTDNTAGVGGVIYNSGDNLTVTNSTLTGNTATDYGGAIYNYGTLTVTSSTLTGNNATYGGAIFNQVGNVTITNSTLTGNTANDGYGGAIANIDGTLTVTNSTLTDNTAGYGGAICSDHGNLTVTSSTLTGNTAQQNGGAIYNEGGSGVVHFNRIVGNSPNTNQIYNSFGIVDATLNWWGSNSSPSSYVNSNVNVTSWLVLNITANPTSISNGGNSTVTADLLHDNTGKYYDPVKGHVPDGTPVTFNLSNTSLGSLNTISTILKNGKATTKFTAANIGNENVTATVDNQLESTLIIINKSNNNNNTNGKNTTNTVNAATQTIAMQNTGMPIAGLVLAILAVLGGIFTPRKK; from the coding sequence ATGATTTTATTAGGTCTTTTTGTTGTTCTGATTTCTGTATCTAATGCTAGTGCAGCGTCAACGGTTTATGTTAACGCAACTGGAGGAAACGATTCCTACAATGGAACAATAGATCATCCATACCAGACAATAGGTCAAGGAATAAACAGTGTTACTGAAAATGGAACAGTGTACATTGCAGATGGAACCTACAGTGGAACAGGGAATACAAACCTCACAATCACTAAAAACATGAACATCACAGGACAAAGCCAACAAGGAACCATAATAAACGGAACCAACACCAACTGGATATTCACAATAAAAAATGGAGTAACAGTTACCATAACCCACCTAACACTAACCAACGGAAACGCAACTTATGGTGGAGCAATCTACAATTATGGTACTTTAACAGTTACCAACAGCACACTCACAGACAACACCGCAGATGTGGGTGGAGCAATCTACAACAATTATCATGGTACTTTAACAATAACCAACAGCACACTCACAGACAACACTGCAATATCTAATGGTGGTGGAGCAATCTGCAGTGATCATGGTAATTTAACAGTTACCAGTAGCACACTCACAGACAACACTGCAACATATTGGGGTGGAGCAATCTACAATTATGGTGGTAATTTAACAGTTACCAGTAGCACACTCACAGGCAACACTGCAGGTTGTGGTGGAACAATCTTCAATGATCATGGTACTTTAACAGTTACTAACAGTACACTCACAGGCAACAATGCAACATATGGTGGAACAATCGCCAATGAGCAAGGTAATGTAACAATAACCAACAGTACACTCACCGGTAACAATGCAACATATGGTGGAGCAATCTTCAATGAGCTAGGTAATGTAACAATAACCAACAGCACATTCACCGGTAACAATGCAACATATGGTGGAGCAATCTGCAATGCTGGTACTTTAACAGTTACTAACAGCACACTCACAGACAACACTGCAGGTGTGGGTGGAGTAATCTACAATAGTGGTGATAATTTAACAGTTACCAACAGCACACTCACAGGCAACACTGCAACAGATTATGGTGGAGCAATCTACAATTATGGTACTTTAACAGTTACCAGTAGCACACTCACCGGTAACAATGCAACATATGGTGGAGCAATCTTCAATCAGGTTGGTAATGTAACAATAACCAACAGCACACTCACAGGCAACACCGCAAACGATGGTTATGGTGGAGCAATCGCCAATATTGATGGTACTCTAACAGTTACTAACAGCACACTCACAGACAACACTGCAGGTTATGGTGGAGCAATCTGCAGTGATCATGGTAATTTAACAGTTACCAGTAGCACACTCACAGGCAACACCGCACAACAGAATGGTGGAGCAATCTACAATGAGGGTGGTTCAGGTGTTGTTCATTTTAATAGAATTGTTGGAAACAGTCCAAATACCAATCAAATATACAATTCATTCGGTATTGTGGATGCTACGCTTAACTGGTGGGGTTCAAACAGTAGTCCATCAAGTTATGTGAATAGTAATGTTAATGTGACTTCTTGGTTAGTTTTGAATATTACTGCAAACCCTACAAGTATCTCTAATGGTGGTAATTCAACTGTAACTGCTGATTTACTCCATGACAATACAGGAAAGTATTATGATCCTGTTAAGGGTCATGTGCCTGATGGAACCCCTGTAACCTTCAACCTATCAAATACCAGTCTAGGCAGTTTAAACACAATATCAACCATATTAAAAAACGGCAAAGCCACAACAAAGTTCACAGCAGCAAACATTGGTAATGAAAATGTTACAGCAACAGTTGACAATCAACTTGAATCAACATTAATCATAATTAACAAGTCTAACAATAATAATAACACTAATGGAAAAAACACTACAAACACAGTAAACGCAGCAACACAAACCATAGCAATGCAAAATACAGGTATGCCAATTGCAGGACTCGTACTGGCTATTCTAGCTGTACTCGGAGGAATATTCACACCAAGGAAAAAATAA